In a genomic window of Styela clava chromosome 7, kaStyClav1.hap1.2, whole genome shotgun sequence:
- the LOC120327812 gene encoding uncharacterized protein LOC120327812 isoform X2 yields MSGRGDVDVKGHQIDEILHGFFDKVRKNVHAHQKQVSLDFQESLNEPVKEELPRLFEINVASFYQGEYFAKEANDYKPLQEFSRETQERNFHTLNAERLSNLGEIFLSKLSEYKDSEKVDFENLLRHVMILGPAGSGKTTALKRFGRDALNGEISYIQDGDRFIHIVRCRSFKKDEKITVREYLFRYMHSPLSDDESRIGYKWVLENSEKVVLIIDSLDTLGYELDDETELIEPWDHACPSIILYNIFIGHILKKSKILSSSREYKVRNYGGKLRPDRIISLGGLSRESIQNLVFGFLKEYDAERAWEILDKKCPDLMALCEIPMFLTFAMVVLAEKEYESSFVPNTGTGIMINLLQYLLHSKHARAFGEHDIEYVVHAVNKMKELAFKGTMKGKVIFSEVDLTEVKLTPNEVTDLAIVVPGSLNKEEQYQQILERDIEAMFAHQIIQEVLTALFIGQKSEKDFSEFISKYLHTPEFSVIRRMLNGVFLDPLVSDTLEQLLEEHCEVQSHKDILVESMAAEVEHFEQLSKNGRLELIRAIHEAGTGRKDIVPSVWNSVNLSYMPLMTADLHALASSLLDCSYLKQLILWQCNLTEESLCDFANRLENSSVKIEKLDFARNTKMSSNGFKIIGNLVSRHDVKDVGLVGCQITQAEMISFDDGLGNATIMKIDIAYNDKICSKFVGDIVRRRQVRHLNMDHCGVNDEDMKEFEKGLGNATVLEILDVGANPDLGKDGLAVLGGIIKNGTLKKISLYENDLTLSSVKAFDQTMGLESTLTTVDFGLNKNMEIGCFEAIGNFTRIHEVKNISLAGCLDSKQFQAFEKGLGVSEHLEVLDLSMNHYLKHDGMSTLGEMGQRCALQNLILVEARLNADLLRCLDEGLGTAKLELLEVSYNYGLSSRGRERPGSKGMDALAKIVVNHDIKNLGISGCKLCAEDAINFRKAVGGYKVEKLLNKKRINYFSSSSKVHDNQLEAMSEFLPVVSKNIDMAGWELKKKELDFLKEKALQCSQEINFVLEYGSENTTNTIVITTPGLQESELQESRNSESQDRVVAFTEVEGVVDPDGGMLQIGNSSITFHPGTFQTRTKIWMRLEIDSTKWPEHYLCITPMLYVKAENRLKIAATVRLSSWCKNNGTKESRESKVDVLHCPDIASKWRVIERLPFNNDLVFQFDCLDFSPVVIGQKEGHLQEDNFVIQGYIFGHKRNLSLSFCLDDKLVKSELISEMQERNAKLLLIFTPITVKYNDKLKTVIKMEGESEIEDQFNQESEISKSFQISEDFFQNIGKKHFNFSIPKNLKKFSSLQFNCDLYKNDVIEEDDQCFEWELSSVTESGNTTTYHMHGNINAAVVGLDQTKIHFQGGSPAIAGSEAKQIKSNEGPVLKELPGIEAKISESTPGPSHTELKMDDCQSSEAESVTVKSQSAASSSKMEETKRLASRVAEQCARGEIQADNLYLELESVKIDSKKKK; encoded by the exons ATGTCGGGGCGTGGTGATGTTGATGTTAAAGGGCATCAGATTGATGAAATACTGCATGGGTTTTTTGACAAAGTAAGAAAAAACGTTCATGCACATCAAAAGCAAGTCTCGCTCGACTTCCAAGAAAGTTTGAACGAACCTGTGAAAGAAGAACTCCCTCGTTTATTTGAAATCAATGTTGCTTCATTTTACCAAGGAGAATATTTTGCTAAAGAAGCTAATGATTATAAACCATTGCAAGAATTTTCAAGAGAAACTCAAGAAAGAAATTTTCATACTCTGAATGCTGAAAGATTGAGTAACTTGGGggaaatttttctttcaaaacTCAGTGAGTATAAAGATTCGGAGAAAGtcgattttgaaaatttactcCGTCATGTGATGATATTAGGTCCAGCAGGATCAGGGAAAACAACGGCCTTAAAGCGGTTTGGTCGTGATGCGCTAAATGGTGAAATTTCATATATACAGGATGGAGATCGATTTATACATATTGTCAGATGTCGAAGTTttaaaaaagatgagaaaaTTACGGTGCGAGAATATTTGTTCCGATATATGCATAGTCCACTTTCAGATGATGAAAGTAGAATCGGATACAAATGGGTacttgaaaattctgaaaaggtTGTCTTAATAATCGATTCACTGGATACACTCGGTTATGAGTTGGATGATGAAACTGAATTGATTGAACCTTGGGATCATGCTTGTCCATCAATCATTCTCTACAACATTTTTATTGGTCATATcctcaaaaaatcaaaaattctgtCTTCTTCGAGGGAGTACAAAGTGAGAAATTATGGTGGAAAATTGCGTCCTGATAGAATCATTTCTCTTGGAGGTCTTAGCCGTGAATCGATTCAAAATTTAGTATTTGGATTCCTGAAGGAATATGACGCCGAAAGAGCCTGGGAAATTCTTGATAAAAAATGTCCAGATTTGATGGCCCTTTGTGAAATTCCAATGTTTCTTACATTTGCCATGGTTGTACTAGCTGAGAAGGAATACGAATCTTCTTTTGTCCCAAACACAGGAACTGGTATTATGATAAACCTCTTACAATATCTTTTGCATTCTAAGCATGCTCGAGCATTTGGGGAACATGACATTGAATATGTAGTCCATGCTGTCAATAAGATGAAAGAATTGGCTTTCAAAGGAACCATGAAAGGAAAGGTTATTTTCAGCGAGGTAGATCTGACTGAAGTTAAATTAACCCCGAACGAAGTAACAGATCTTGCTATTGTTGTTCCTGGAAGTCTAAACAAGGAAGAGCAATATCAGCAGATATTGGAACGTGATATAGAAGCCATGTTTGCTCACCAGATTATTCAGGAGGTGCTGACAGCACTGTTCATTGGACAGAAATCTGAAAAGGATTTTTCAGAGTTTATCTCAAAGTATTTACATACGCCTGAGTTCTCAGTTATCAGAAGAATGCTGAATGGTGTATTTCTGGACCCTTTGGTTTCAGACACCTTAGAACAACTTCTTGAGG AGCATTGCGAAGTACAATCTCACAAAGATATTTTGGTGGAGAGCATGGCTGCTGAAGTTGAACATTTTGAACAACTGAGCAAAAATGGCCGACTCGAGTTGATTCGTGCAATACATGAAGCTGGAACAGGCAGAAAAGATATTGTTCCTTCTGTATGGAATTCAGTCAATCTTTCTTACATGCCGTTAATGACAGCTGACTTGCATGCTCTTGCTTCATCTTTGTTGGATTGTTCTTATCTCAAGCAACTCATTTTATGGCAATGCAACCTCACAGAAGAGAGTCTTTGTGATTTTGCCAACAGATTAGAGAATTCCAGCGTTAAG attgaaaaactTGATTTTGCAAGAAATACAAAAATGTCTTCGAATGGCTTCAAGATTATTGGTAACTTAGTGAGTCGACATGATGTAAAGGATGTTGGTTTGGTTGGTTGTCAAATAACACAAGCAGAAATGATTTCTTTTGATGATGGACTAGGAAACGCAACA ATCATGAAGATTGACATTGCTTACAATGACAAAATATGTTCAAAGTTTGTTGGTGATATTGTAAGACGCCGACAAGTTCGACATCTAAACATGGATCATTGTGGAGTAAACGACGAAGACATGAAAGAATTTGAAAAAGGACTTGGAAATGCTACG GTATTAGAAATATTAGATGTTGGTGCAAACCCAGATCTTGGCAAAGATGGACTTGCAGTTCTAGGTGGGATAATCAAAAATGGCACACTGAAGAAAATCAGCTTATACGAAAATGATCTCACATTATCAAGTGTAAAGGCATTCGATCAAACTATGGGACTTGAATCTACT CTTACTACAGTCGATTTTGGATTAAACAAGAACATGGAAATTGGATGTTTTGAAGCCATTGGTAATTTTACAAGAATTCATGAAGTTAAGAACATAAGTTTGGCAGGTTGCCTTGATTCCAAGCAGTTTCAGGCATTTGAAAAAGGATTGGGCGTCTCTGag CACCTGGAGGTTCTGGATTTGAGCATGAATCATTACTTGAAACATGATGGGATGTCAACTCTTGGTGAAATGGGACAAAGATGCGCTTTACAAAATCTCATTTTAGTTGAAGCCAGACTTAACGCTGATCTTCTTAGATGTTTGGACGAAGGACTTGGAACTGCAAAG cTTGAGTTGCTGGAAGTTTCTTACAATTATGGTCTGAGTTCTAGAGGGCGTGAGAGACCTGGCTCAAAGGGAATGGATGCATTGGCTAAAATTGTAGTGAATCATGATATAAAGAATCTGGGTATCTCTGGTTGCAAATTGTGTGCAGAAGATGCGATCAATTTTAGGAAAGCAGTTGGAGGGTACAAG GTCGAAAAACTGTTGAACAAAAAGAGAATCAACTATTTCAGTTCAAGTTCAAAAGTACATGATAACCAGCTCGAAGCCATGTCTGAATTTCTTCCTGTTGTATCCAAGAACATTGACATGGCTGGATGGGAGTTGAAAAAGAAAGAGTTAGATTTCCTAAAAGAGAAAGCTCTGCAATGTTCCCAGGAAATT AATTTTGTGCTCGAGTATGGCAGCGAAAATACAACAAACACAATTGTTATAACTACACCTGGTCTTCAAG AATCGGAGTTACAAGAATCGAGAAACAGTGAATCGCAGGATCGTGTTGTGGCTTTTACCGAGGTTGAGGGCGTGGTGGACCCGGATGGAGGAATGTTACAGATTGGCAACAGCTCTATAACCTTTCACCCTGGGACTTTCCAAACCAGAACAAAAATATGGATGAGGCTGGAAATTGACAGCACTAAGTGGCCAGAACATTACCTGTGCATCACTCCAATGCTTTATGTGAAAGCGGAAAATCGTCTGAAAATTGCAGCAACAGTTCGGCTATCTTCTTGGTGCAAAAACAATGGCACCAAGGAGTCAAGGGAAAGCAAAGTTGATGTTCTTCATTGCCCTGATATTGCATCAAAATGGAGAGTCATCGAGCGCCTTCCATTCAATAACGACCtcgtttttcaatttgattgtcTTGATTTCAGCCCCGTTGTCATCGGCCAGAAAGAAGGTCATTTGCAGGAAGATAACTTCGTTATTCAAGGTTATATTTTTGGACACAAACGTAATCTTTCTCTTTCATTTTGTCTGGATGATAAGCTTGTTAAAAGTGAACTTATTAGTGAAATGCAAGAACGGAATGCaaaattattattgattttCACACCCATTACTGTAAAATACAACGATAAACTGAAGACAGTTATAAAAATGGAAGGTGAGTCGGAAATAGAAGATCAATTCAACCAAGAAAGTGAAATTTCGAAATCTTTTCAAATCAGtgaggatttttttcaaaatattggaaaaaagcACTTCAATTTTTCCATAccaaaaaatctaaaaaaattcTCTTCACTTCAATTCAATTGTGACCTTTACAAAAATGATGTTATTGAAGAAGATGACCAATGTTTTGAGT GGGAATTGAGTTCTGTAACAGAATCTGGCAACACTACAACATATCATATGCATG GGAACATCAACGCTGCAGTAGTTGGTTTAGATCAAacgaaaatacattttcaaggAGGAAGTCCCGCAATTGCAG GTTCAGAGGCCAAGCAGATAAAGTCGAATGAAGGTCCAGTGTTAAAAGAGCTTCCTGGTATCGAAGCAAAAATTAGCGAAAGCACTCCGGGTCCATCACACACTGAATTAAAAATGGATG ATTGCCAATCTTCTGAAGCTGAATCAGTCACTGTAAAAAGCCAGTCAGCTGCCAGCAGCTCCAAGATGGAAGAAACAAAAAGACTTGCCAGTCGGGTTGCGGAACAGTGTGCCAGAGGAGAGATACAGGCTGACAACCTATACCTGG aattagAATCAGTAAAAATTGATTCCAAAAAGAAAAAGTGA
- the LOC120327812 gene encoding uncharacterized protein LOC120327812 isoform X1: protein MSGRGDVDVKGHQIDEILHGFFDKVRKNVHAHQKQVSLDFQESLNEPVKEELPRLFEINVASFYQGEYFAKEANDYKPLQEFSRETQERNFHTLNAERLSNLGEIFLSKLSEYKDSEKVDFENLLRHVMILGPAGSGKTTALKRFGRDALNGEISYIQDGDRFIHIVRCRSFKKDEKITVREYLFRYMHSPLSDDESRIGYKWVLENSEKVVLIIDSLDTLGYELDDETELIEPWDHACPSIILYNIFIGHILKKSKILSSSREYKVRNYGGKLRPDRIISLGGLSRESIQNLVFGFLKEYDAERAWEILDKKCPDLMALCEIPMFLTFAMVVLAEKEYESSFVPNTGTGIMINLLQYLLHSKHARAFGEHDIEYVVHAVNKMKELAFKGTMKGKVIFSEVDLTEVKLTPNEVTDLAIVVPGSLNKEEQYQQILERDIEAMFAHQIIQEVLTALFIGQKSEKDFSEFISKYLHTPEFSVIRRMLNGVFLDPLVSDTLEQLLEEHCEVQSHKDILVESMAAEVEHFEQLSKNGRLELIRAIHEAGTGRKDIVPSVWNSVNLSYMPLMTADLHALASSLLDCSYLKQLILWQCNLTEESLCDFANRLENSSVKIEKLDFARNTKMSSNGFKIIGNLVSRHDVKDVGLVGCQITQAEMISFDDGLGNATQIMKIDIAYNDKICSKFVGDIVRRRQVRHLNMDHCGVNDEDMKEFEKGLGNATVLEILDVGANPDLGKDGLAVLGGIIKNGTLKKISLYENDLTLSSVKAFDQTMGLESTLTTVDFGLNKNMEIGCFEAIGNFTRIHEVKNISLAGCLDSKQFQAFEKGLGVSEHLEVLDLSMNHYLKHDGMSTLGEMGQRCALQNLILVEARLNADLLRCLDEGLGTAKLELLEVSYNYGLSSRGRERPGSKGMDALAKIVVNHDIKNLGISGCKLCAEDAINFRKAVGGYKVEKLLNKKRINYFSSSSKVHDNQLEAMSEFLPVVSKNIDMAGWELKKKELDFLKEKALQCSQEINFVLEYGSENTTNTIVITTPGLQESELQESRNSESQDRVVAFTEVEGVVDPDGGMLQIGNSSITFHPGTFQTRTKIWMRLEIDSTKWPEHYLCITPMLYVKAENRLKIAATVRLSSWCKNNGTKESRESKVDVLHCPDIASKWRVIERLPFNNDLVFQFDCLDFSPVVIGQKEGHLQEDNFVIQGYIFGHKRNLSLSFCLDDKLVKSELISEMQERNAKLLLIFTPITVKYNDKLKTVIKMEGESEIEDQFNQESEISKSFQISEDFFQNIGKKHFNFSIPKNLKKFSSLQFNCDLYKNDVIEEDDQCFEWELSSVTESGNTTTYHMHGNINAAVVGLDQTKIHFQGGSPAIAGSEAKQIKSNEGPVLKELPGIEAKISESTPGPSHTELKMDDCQSSEAESVTVKSQSAASSSKMEETKRLASRVAEQCARGEIQADNLYLELESVKIDSKKKK, encoded by the exons ATGTCGGGGCGTGGTGATGTTGATGTTAAAGGGCATCAGATTGATGAAATACTGCATGGGTTTTTTGACAAAGTAAGAAAAAACGTTCATGCACATCAAAAGCAAGTCTCGCTCGACTTCCAAGAAAGTTTGAACGAACCTGTGAAAGAAGAACTCCCTCGTTTATTTGAAATCAATGTTGCTTCATTTTACCAAGGAGAATATTTTGCTAAAGAAGCTAATGATTATAAACCATTGCAAGAATTTTCAAGAGAAACTCAAGAAAGAAATTTTCATACTCTGAATGCTGAAAGATTGAGTAACTTGGGggaaatttttctttcaaaacTCAGTGAGTATAAAGATTCGGAGAAAGtcgattttgaaaatttactcCGTCATGTGATGATATTAGGTCCAGCAGGATCAGGGAAAACAACGGCCTTAAAGCGGTTTGGTCGTGATGCGCTAAATGGTGAAATTTCATATATACAGGATGGAGATCGATTTATACATATTGTCAGATGTCGAAGTTttaaaaaagatgagaaaaTTACGGTGCGAGAATATTTGTTCCGATATATGCATAGTCCACTTTCAGATGATGAAAGTAGAATCGGATACAAATGGGTacttgaaaattctgaaaaggtTGTCTTAATAATCGATTCACTGGATACACTCGGTTATGAGTTGGATGATGAAACTGAATTGATTGAACCTTGGGATCATGCTTGTCCATCAATCATTCTCTACAACATTTTTATTGGTCATATcctcaaaaaatcaaaaattctgtCTTCTTCGAGGGAGTACAAAGTGAGAAATTATGGTGGAAAATTGCGTCCTGATAGAATCATTTCTCTTGGAGGTCTTAGCCGTGAATCGATTCAAAATTTAGTATTTGGATTCCTGAAGGAATATGACGCCGAAAGAGCCTGGGAAATTCTTGATAAAAAATGTCCAGATTTGATGGCCCTTTGTGAAATTCCAATGTTTCTTACATTTGCCATGGTTGTACTAGCTGAGAAGGAATACGAATCTTCTTTTGTCCCAAACACAGGAACTGGTATTATGATAAACCTCTTACAATATCTTTTGCATTCTAAGCATGCTCGAGCATTTGGGGAACATGACATTGAATATGTAGTCCATGCTGTCAATAAGATGAAAGAATTGGCTTTCAAAGGAACCATGAAAGGAAAGGTTATTTTCAGCGAGGTAGATCTGACTGAAGTTAAATTAACCCCGAACGAAGTAACAGATCTTGCTATTGTTGTTCCTGGAAGTCTAAACAAGGAAGAGCAATATCAGCAGATATTGGAACGTGATATAGAAGCCATGTTTGCTCACCAGATTATTCAGGAGGTGCTGACAGCACTGTTCATTGGACAGAAATCTGAAAAGGATTTTTCAGAGTTTATCTCAAAGTATTTACATACGCCTGAGTTCTCAGTTATCAGAAGAATGCTGAATGGTGTATTTCTGGACCCTTTGGTTTCAGACACCTTAGAACAACTTCTTGAGG AGCATTGCGAAGTACAATCTCACAAAGATATTTTGGTGGAGAGCATGGCTGCTGAAGTTGAACATTTTGAACAACTGAGCAAAAATGGCCGACTCGAGTTGATTCGTGCAATACATGAAGCTGGAACAGGCAGAAAAGATATTGTTCCTTCTGTATGGAATTCAGTCAATCTTTCTTACATGCCGTTAATGACAGCTGACTTGCATGCTCTTGCTTCATCTTTGTTGGATTGTTCTTATCTCAAGCAACTCATTTTATGGCAATGCAACCTCACAGAAGAGAGTCTTTGTGATTTTGCCAACAGATTAGAGAATTCCAGCGTTAAG attgaaaaactTGATTTTGCAAGAAATACAAAAATGTCTTCGAATGGCTTCAAGATTATTGGTAACTTAGTGAGTCGACATGATGTAAAGGATGTTGGTTTGGTTGGTTGTCAAATAACACAAGCAGAAATGATTTCTTTTGATGATGGACTAGGAAACGCAACA CAGATCATGAAGATTGACATTGCTTACAATGACAAAATATGTTCAAAGTTTGTTGGTGATATTGTAAGACGCCGACAAGTTCGACATCTAAACATGGATCATTGTGGAGTAAACGACGAAGACATGAAAGAATTTGAAAAAGGACTTGGAAATGCTACG GTATTAGAAATATTAGATGTTGGTGCAAACCCAGATCTTGGCAAAGATGGACTTGCAGTTCTAGGTGGGATAATCAAAAATGGCACACTGAAGAAAATCAGCTTATACGAAAATGATCTCACATTATCAAGTGTAAAGGCATTCGATCAAACTATGGGACTTGAATCTACT CTTACTACAGTCGATTTTGGATTAAACAAGAACATGGAAATTGGATGTTTTGAAGCCATTGGTAATTTTACAAGAATTCATGAAGTTAAGAACATAAGTTTGGCAGGTTGCCTTGATTCCAAGCAGTTTCAGGCATTTGAAAAAGGATTGGGCGTCTCTGag CACCTGGAGGTTCTGGATTTGAGCATGAATCATTACTTGAAACATGATGGGATGTCAACTCTTGGTGAAATGGGACAAAGATGCGCTTTACAAAATCTCATTTTAGTTGAAGCCAGACTTAACGCTGATCTTCTTAGATGTTTGGACGAAGGACTTGGAACTGCAAAG cTTGAGTTGCTGGAAGTTTCTTACAATTATGGTCTGAGTTCTAGAGGGCGTGAGAGACCTGGCTCAAAGGGAATGGATGCATTGGCTAAAATTGTAGTGAATCATGATATAAAGAATCTGGGTATCTCTGGTTGCAAATTGTGTGCAGAAGATGCGATCAATTTTAGGAAAGCAGTTGGAGGGTACAAG GTCGAAAAACTGTTGAACAAAAAGAGAATCAACTATTTCAGTTCAAGTTCAAAAGTACATGATAACCAGCTCGAAGCCATGTCTGAATTTCTTCCTGTTGTATCCAAGAACATTGACATGGCTGGATGGGAGTTGAAAAAGAAAGAGTTAGATTTCCTAAAAGAGAAAGCTCTGCAATGTTCCCAGGAAATT AATTTTGTGCTCGAGTATGGCAGCGAAAATACAACAAACACAATTGTTATAACTACACCTGGTCTTCAAG AATCGGAGTTACAAGAATCGAGAAACAGTGAATCGCAGGATCGTGTTGTGGCTTTTACCGAGGTTGAGGGCGTGGTGGACCCGGATGGAGGAATGTTACAGATTGGCAACAGCTCTATAACCTTTCACCCTGGGACTTTCCAAACCAGAACAAAAATATGGATGAGGCTGGAAATTGACAGCACTAAGTGGCCAGAACATTACCTGTGCATCACTCCAATGCTTTATGTGAAAGCGGAAAATCGTCTGAAAATTGCAGCAACAGTTCGGCTATCTTCTTGGTGCAAAAACAATGGCACCAAGGAGTCAAGGGAAAGCAAAGTTGATGTTCTTCATTGCCCTGATATTGCATCAAAATGGAGAGTCATCGAGCGCCTTCCATTCAATAACGACCtcgtttttcaatttgattgtcTTGATTTCAGCCCCGTTGTCATCGGCCAGAAAGAAGGTCATTTGCAGGAAGATAACTTCGTTATTCAAGGTTATATTTTTGGACACAAACGTAATCTTTCTCTTTCATTTTGTCTGGATGATAAGCTTGTTAAAAGTGAACTTATTAGTGAAATGCAAGAACGGAATGCaaaattattattgattttCACACCCATTACTGTAAAATACAACGATAAACTGAAGACAGTTATAAAAATGGAAGGTGAGTCGGAAATAGAAGATCAATTCAACCAAGAAAGTGAAATTTCGAAATCTTTTCAAATCAGtgaggatttttttcaaaatattggaaaaaagcACTTCAATTTTTCCATAccaaaaaatctaaaaaaattcTCTTCACTTCAATTCAATTGTGACCTTTACAAAAATGATGTTATTGAAGAAGATGACCAATGTTTTGAGT GGGAATTGAGTTCTGTAACAGAATCTGGCAACACTACAACATATCATATGCATG GGAACATCAACGCTGCAGTAGTTGGTTTAGATCAAacgaaaatacattttcaaggAGGAAGTCCCGCAATTGCAG GTTCAGAGGCCAAGCAGATAAAGTCGAATGAAGGTCCAGTGTTAAAAGAGCTTCCTGGTATCGAAGCAAAAATTAGCGAAAGCACTCCGGGTCCATCACACACTGAATTAAAAATGGATG ATTGCCAATCTTCTGAAGCTGAATCAGTCACTGTAAAAAGCCAGTCAGCTGCCAGCAGCTCCAAGATGGAAGAAACAAAAAGACTTGCCAGTCGGGTTGCGGAACAGTGTGCCAGAGGAGAGATACAGGCTGACAACCTATACCTGG aattagAATCAGTAAAAATTGATTCCAAAAAGAAAAAGTGA
- the LOC120327813 gene encoding phosphoserine phosphatase-like: protein MDLTKEQIIEVLRNADAVCLDVDSTLCPDEGIDEFAKFHGVGDEVKELTNKAMGGSMTFQEALRERIKIINPTYIRLKTFLQQRTPIATPGAKELIDKLRERGCYIFLISGGFTEIINPTAKMIGIPREDILANKFLYYYTGQCVGADESLPTCRSGGKAKAIEELRKKHGYKKIVMIGDGATDLEACPPADAFIGFGANVVREVVKEKANWFVYSFQEILDELKD from the coding sequence ATGGATCTCACAAAAGAGCAAATAATAGAAGTATTAAGAAATGCAGATGCTGTTTGCCTTGATGTAGACAGTACATTATGTCCCGATGAGGGCATAGATGAATTTGCAAAATTTCATGGTGTTGGCGATGAAGTTAAAGAACTTACTAACAAAGCAATGGGCGGTTCTATGACTTTTCAAGAAGCTCTAAgagaaagaataaaaataataaatcccACTTATATaagattgaaaacatttttacaaCAAAGAACACCAATTGCCACGCCCGGAGCAAAGGAACTCATCGATAAACTTCGAGAGCGTGGATGCTACATTTTTCTCATATCGGGAGGATTCACGGAAATTATAAACCCCACCGCAAAAATGATTGGAATTCCAAGAGAAGACATACTTGCTAACAAGTTCTTGTATTATTACACTGGACAATGTGTCGGCGCTGACGAAAGTTTACCAACTTGTAGATCAGGAGGAAAAGCTAAAGCAATTGAAGAATTACGTAAAAAGCATGGCTATAAAAAGATTGTTATGATTGGTGATGGAGCAACCGACCTAGAAGCTTGTCCACCAGCAGACGCTTTTATTGGTTTTGGTGCCAATGTCGTAAGAGAAGTTGTGAAAGAAAAAGCAAATTGGTTTGTGTATTCATTCCAAGAGATTTTAGATGAATTGAAGGATTGA